The Acinetobacter defluvii genome includes a region encoding these proteins:
- a CDS encoding amino acid ABC transporter substrate-binding protein, with protein MKKLTTQVLTTTLGVLLASGAFSQVQAADTLAKIKNSGKVVIGYRESSDPISYVVGGKPLGYAVDICNNFANELKKSLKMPNLKVEYKAVTSSTRIPEMLAGNIDMECGTTTNSIQRQQQVGFSTNYYATEVRMAVKANSTIKTIADLNGKAVVTTQGTTSDKYIKMGEKGQKVNVNNVYGKDHSDSFAMVASGRAAAFVMDDNILAGLIAKSSNPKDFKIVGPVLSSEPYGIMIPKGDAAYKAIADRVVTGMWKNGQMAALYKKWFLSPIPPKNVNMNMPMSSSYKALMAKPNDAGIN; from the coding sequence ATGAAAAAATTAACCACTCAGGTTTTAACAACAACACTCGGTGTGCTTTTGGCATCAGGTGCATTTTCTCAGGTTCAAGCAGCAGACACATTAGCTAAAATCAAAAACTCAGGCAAAGTAGTAATTGGTTATCGTGAATCCTCAGATCCAATTTCTTATGTTGTAGGGGGTAAACCTTTAGGCTATGCAGTTGATATTTGTAATAACTTTGCAAATGAGCTTAAAAAATCCCTCAAAATGCCGAACTTAAAAGTTGAATATAAAGCAGTAACTTCATCTACACGTATTCCAGAAATGTTAGCGGGTAATATTGATATGGAATGTGGTACTACGACAAACTCTATTCAACGTCAACAACAAGTCGGCTTTTCAACCAACTACTATGCAACTGAAGTTCGCATGGCAGTTAAAGCGAACTCAACAATTAAAACAATTGCTGATCTAAATGGTAAAGCTGTTGTAACAACACAAGGGACAACTTCTGACAAATACATCAAAATGGGTGAAAAAGGTCAAAAAGTTAACGTAAATAACGTATACGGTAAAGACCATTCTGATTCATTTGCAATGGTTGCTTCAGGTCGTGCTGCAGCATTTGTCATGGACGACAATATTCTTGCAGGCTTAATTGCAAAATCATCAAATCCTAAAGATTTTAAAATCGTAGGTCCTGTCTTATCATCTGAACCTTACGGCATCATGATTCCAAAAGGTGATGCAGCGTATAAAGCCATTGCAGACCGTGTCGTTACAGGTATGTGGAAAAATGGTCAAATGGCAGCACTGTATAAAAAATGGTTCTTGTCTCCAATTCCACCAAAAAATGTCAACATGAATATGCCGATGAGTTCTTCATATAAAGCACTTATGGCAAAACCGAATGACGCTGGTATTAACTAA
- a CDS encoding OmpA family protein gives MFANHFKFSVLALLCLALTGCLNLGGLKYNQVRALKKEGFVLTEEGWSLGLPERLLFEFDQAEINAQKREGLVRLSQQLQKYNLTKVKIVGHTDAVGSTEYNLALSKKRAQSVADIFIAEHFNPQNIYVIGRGAAQPIAANDTEQHRAENRRVTVTIVP, from the coding sequence ATGTTTGCAAATCATTTTAAATTTTCTGTACTTGCTTTACTGTGTCTTGCATTAACTGGATGTTTAAATCTTGGTGGTCTTAAATACAATCAGGTACGTGCATTAAAAAAAGAAGGCTTTGTATTAACTGAAGAAGGCTGGAGTTTGGGATTACCTGAGCGTCTACTATTTGAGTTTGACCAAGCTGAAATTAATGCACAAAAGCGAGAAGGCTTAGTGCGCTTATCACAACAGCTACAAAAGTATAATCTCACCAAAGTTAAAATTGTTGGACATACAGACGCTGTCGGCAGCACAGAGTACAATCTCGCACTTTCAAAAAAACGTGCGCAAAGTGTTGCCGATATCTTTATTGCCGAACATTTTAACCCACAAAATATCTATGTCATTGGTCGAGGTGCAGCACAACCTATTGCTGCAAATGATACTGAACAACATCGCGCTGAAAATCGTCGAGTCACTGTAACGATTGTGCCATAA
- the murA gene encoding UDP-N-acetylglucosamine 1-carboxyvinyltransferase gives MDKFLIQGGVKLQGEVRISGAKNAALPLLAATILADTPITLTNVPNLKDVNTLVKLIAGLGVKISYEGETVVADTSTLDNQFAPYELVKTMRASILVLGPLVARYGSAKVSLPGGCAIGSRPVDQHLKALEALGAQIEVENGYVHAKVDGRLKGGEVVFDMVTVGGTENILTAAVLAEGVTTIRNAAREPEITDLAQMLIKMGAKIEGLDTDTLVVTGVESLHGCEYAVVADRIETGSYLAAAAITGGKVKTTHTDPNLLEAVLDKFEEMGAEVTRGDDWIELDMMGKRPKAVSFQTLPHPEFPTDMQAQIMAVNAIGRGFATISETIFENRFMHVPELSRMGANIQVEGNDAVVTGVEKLSAAPVMATDLRASFSLVLAALAAEGETLIDRIYHIDRGYEDVEAKLQGIGAQIKRVKRES, from the coding sequence ATGGATAAATTTTTAATTCAAGGTGGTGTAAAACTACAAGGTGAAGTGCGTATTTCGGGGGCAAAAAATGCTGCGCTTCCATTGTTGGCAGCGACTATTCTTGCAGATACACCGATAACATTAACCAATGTTCCAAATTTAAAAGATGTGAATACATTGGTCAAATTGATTGCTGGCTTAGGTGTAAAAATCAGCTATGAAGGTGAAACAGTTGTTGCTGATACTTCGACATTAGACAATCAATTTGCACCCTATGAATTAGTTAAAACCATGCGTGCATCTATTTTGGTGCTAGGTCCTTTGGTGGCGCGCTATGGTAGTGCAAAAGTATCTTTACCAGGTGGCTGTGCAATTGGTTCACGCCCTGTAGATCAACATCTAAAGGCTTTGGAGGCTTTAGGTGCACAAATTGAGGTCGAAAATGGGTATGTGCATGCCAAAGTTGATGGTCGCTTAAAAGGTGGCGAAGTTGTCTTTGATATGGTTACAGTCGGTGGGACAGAAAATATTTTAACTGCTGCGGTTTTAGCAGAGGGCGTCACTACGATTCGTAATGCTGCGCGTGAGCCTGAAATCACAGATCTTGCACAGATGCTGATTAAGATGGGTGCAAAAATTGAAGGTTTAGATACCGATACGCTGGTCGTCACAGGTGTGGAAAGCTTGCATGGCTGTGAATATGCCGTTGTTGCTGATCGTATCGAAACAGGCTCATATTTAGCTGCTGCTGCCATCACAGGCGGTAAAGTTAAAACGACACATACTGATCCCAATTTACTAGAAGCAGTTTTAGATAAATTTGAAGAAATGGGTGCAGAAGTCACTCGTGGTGATGATTGGATTGAACTCGACATGATGGGCAAACGTCCCAAAGCAGTCAGCTTCCAAACTTTGCCGCATCCAGAATTTCCAACAGATATGCAAGCACAGATCATGGCAGTCAATGCGATTGGTCGTGGGTTTGCCACAATTTCGGAAACGATTTTTGAAAATCGTTTTATGCATGTGCCTGAGTTGTCACGTATGGGGGCAAATATTCAGGTGGAAGGTAACGATGCTGTGGTGACAGGGGTAGAAAAATTATCTGCTGCACCTGTGATGGCAACAGATTTACGTGCTTCATTCTCCCTCGTTTTAGCGGCTTTGGCGGCTGAAGGGGAAACATTAATTGACCGTATTTATCATATTGATCGTGGTTATGAAGATGTAGAAGCAAAATTACAAGGTATTGGCGCCCAAATTAAGCGAGTAAAGCGAGAAAGTTAA
- a CDS encoding YfiR family protein → MGVLLFFSNISQANSTHNIYMMTLSILSYAKWNDPTPTLCVTENQNAAKQFLFYLKQQNSPFSVKNISYDEIKGENCDAVYFSNTSPTLEQKLLNSSAKQSVLSFSSNNHACEIGSVFCLQSTKNGNTIFKVNLDSLARSKVHVDPRVLLLAKNSE, encoded by the coding sequence ATGGGAGTTTTGCTTTTTTTTAGCAACATTTCTCAGGCAAACTCTACCCACAATATATATATGATGACACTTTCTATTTTAAGTTATGCAAAATGGAATGATCCAACTCCAACGCTATGCGTTACAGAAAATCAGAATGCAGCTAAACAATTTTTATTTTATTTAAAACAACAAAATTCACCTTTTAGCGTAAAAAATATATCTTATGATGAGATAAAGGGAGAAAACTGTGATGCTGTTTATTTTTCTAATACTTCTCCGACTCTCGAACAGAAACTCTTAAATTCCTCGGCGAAACAGTCTGTGCTTTCCTTTAGCTCAAATAATCATGCCTGTGAAATCGGAAGCGTTTTTTGTTTACAAAGTACAAAAAATGGCAATACTATTTTTAAAGTTAACTTGGATAGCTTAGCACGCTCAAAAGTACATGTAGATCCTCGTGTTTTACTCTTAGCCAAAAATTCGGAGTAA
- the hpf gene encoding ribosome hibernation-promoting factor, HPF/YfiA family yields the protein MQITIRGHHLSITPAIEDDIRNKFAQMTKHLDQVNSMQVKLSKDHQLDKRSKKGSANHIAEAIVRLPGVELFAQATADDMYTSIKKLTEKLKRQLHRHRKMQLDYQPIIVSA from the coding sequence ATGCAAATTACAATTCGTGGACATCACCTAAGTATTACCCCTGCAATAGAAGACGATATTCGTAATAAATTTGCTCAAATGACCAAGCATCTAGATCAAGTCAATAGTATGCAAGTCAAACTGAGTAAAGATCATCAACTAGACAAAAGATCAAAAAAGGGCAGTGCCAATCATATTGCTGAAGCAATCGTGCGTTTGCCAGGCGTTGAGTTGTTCGCTCAGGCAACTGCAGATGATATGTATACTTCAATTAAAAAATTAACCGAAAAATTAAAAAGACAATTGCATCGACATCGTAAAATGCAGCTCGACTATCAGCCTATAATCGTTTCAGCTTAA
- the hisG gene encoding ATP phosphoribosyltransferase produces the protein MSDMRNDDPNFDVMGNFDHGLTLALSKGRILKETLPLLETAGINLLEDPDKSRKLIFPTTHKHVRILILRASDVPTYVENGAADIGVAGKDVLMEHGAQNVYEPLDLKIANCKLMTAGKVGMERPKGRLKIATKYVNLTRQYYASLGEQVDVIKLYGSMELAPLVGLGDYIVDVVDTGNTLRANGLEPLEEICKVSSRLIVNKASFKRKQNLLNPILAQLEKAVEEREYAKKA, from the coding sequence ATGAGCGATATGAGAAACGATGATCCTAACTTTGACGTAATGGGCAATTTTGATCATGGTTTAACTTTAGCATTAAGTAAGGGACGTATTTTAAAGGAAACTTTACCACTGTTAGAAACAGCTGGTATTAATTTATTGGAAGATCCTGATAAATCCCGTAAGTTAATTTTTCCAACGACACATAAACACGTTCGTATTTTGATTTTACGGGCTTCTGATGTGCCAACCTATGTGGAAAATGGTGCTGCGGATATTGGTGTTGCGGGTAAAGATGTTTTAATGGAACATGGCGCACAAAACGTCTATGAACCATTGGATTTGAAAATTGCCAACTGTAAATTAATGACAGCAGGTAAAGTCGGGATGGAGCGTCCAAAAGGCCGTTTAAAAATTGCCACTAAATATGTCAATTTAACTCGTCAATATTATGCAAGTCTTGGTGAGCAAGTCGATGTGATTAAGCTTTATGGTTCAATGGAACTTGCACCACTGGTCGGTTTAGGTGATTACATTGTGGATGTGGTGGATACTGGAAATACTCTGCGTGCCAATGGTTTAGAGCCGTTGGAGGAGATTTGTAAAGTGTCTTCACGTTTAATTGTAAATAAAGCAAGTTTTAAGCGTAAACAAAATTTGTTGAATCCGATTCTTGCACAGCTTGAAAAAGCGGTGGAAGAACGTGAGTATGCAAAAAAAGCTTAA
- a CDS encoding RNA polymerase factor sigma-54: MKLSVGLKVANTLSLTPQLQQAIRLLQLSSLELEQEIQIQLDSNPLLEKVEEESSIESLQQLQEQESKDLTKELNADHLPDDLPVDTDWDEVYTHQSTAMERPEFEEREDNRQGHTSLKEHMLAQINLLHFSPVDKLTAYCIVDALDEKGFLDAEISEIVQSVTHLLTQMNYDVELEEDEVLVVLKHIQRLDPVGVGSRHLAECLSLQVDVLPNETAYKNEALALLKHYELLVSNELPKLLKQTGLNAEQLKSAVDLLKTLKAYPGVEFAEKDVDYQIPDVVVSKKNDAWHVQLNPDVMPKLRVNSFYANMIRRADQSEDNQYLRNQMLEAKNFIKSVDERHKTLLKVATCIVQHQREFLEVGAEGMKPLVLREVAEEVELHESTVSRVTTNKYLLTPRGLFELKYFFSSHVGTTSGGEASSTAIRAKIKKLVAEENPRKPLSDNTIANLLKEDGIDVARRTVAKYRESLNIPSSSDRKVLI, from the coding sequence ATGAAGTTATCGGTCGGGTTAAAAGTTGCAAATACGTTGTCATTAACGCCACAATTGCAACAGGCGATTCGATTATTACAACTTTCAAGTTTAGAATTAGAACAAGAAATTCAAATCCAACTCGACAGTAATCCTCTACTTGAAAAAGTTGAGGAAGAATCCTCTATAGAAAGTCTGCAGCAATTACAAGAACAAGAGTCCAAAGACTTAACTAAAGAATTAAATGCGGATCATTTACCTGATGATTTGCCTGTGGATACAGATTGGGACGAGGTTTATACCCATCAATCAACTGCAATGGAACGTCCAGAATTTGAAGAGCGTGAAGATAATCGTCAAGGGCATACCTCCTTAAAAGAGCATATGTTGGCACAGATTAATTTACTGCACTTTTCACCTGTAGATAAGTTAACCGCGTATTGCATTGTAGATGCTTTGGACGAAAAAGGCTTTCTAGATGCTGAAATTTCAGAAATTGTACAATCAGTGACTCATCTTTTGACCCAGATGAACTATGACGTTGAACTTGAAGAAGATGAAGTCTTGGTTGTGCTTAAGCATATTCAGCGCTTAGACCCAGTAGGGGTAGGTTCACGTCATTTGGCTGAATGTTTGTCATTACAAGTCGATGTCTTGCCAAATGAAACCGCATATAAAAATGAAGCACTAGCATTATTAAAGCATTATGAGCTTTTGGTGAGTAATGAATTGCCAAAATTACTCAAACAAACGGGTTTGAATGCAGAGCAGTTAAAGTCTGCGGTAGACTTATTGAAGACTTTAAAAGCTTATCCTGGTGTTGAATTTGCGGAAAAAGATGTTGATTATCAAATTCCAGATGTGGTGGTATCTAAGAAGAATGATGCTTGGCATGTACAACTTAATCCTGATGTGATGCCTAAATTAAGAGTAAATAGTTTTTATGCCAATATGATTCGTAGGGCAGATCAAAGCGAGGATAATCAATATTTACGTAATCAGATGTTGGAAGCTAAGAACTTTATAAAAAGTGTAGATGAGCGTCATAAAACCTTATTGAAAGTAGCAACTTGTATTGTGCAACATCAACGTGAGTTTTTGGAAGTTGGTGCAGAAGGGATGAAACCTTTAGTACTTCGAGAGGTTGCAGAAGAAGTGGAGCTACATGAATCAACAGTATCGCGTGTCACGACCAATAAATATTTACTTACCCCTCGTGGTTTGTTTGAGCTGAAATATTTCTTTTCAAGTCATGTGGGGACAACATCAGGAGGCGAGGCATCTTCAACTGCGATTCGAGCAAAAATTAAGAAGCTGGTTGCAGAAGAAAACCCACGTAAGCCCTTGTCTGATAATACAATTGCAAATTTGTTGAAAGAAGATGGTATTGATGTTGCACGCAGAACGGTTGCCAAGTATCGAGAGTCTTTAAATATTCCATCTTCTTCTGATCGAAAGGTCTTGATCTAA
- the nadA gene encoding quinolinate synthase NadA gives MNDATNLIANEAKSIVQAHLDRLGEPKSNALTEEAKQTKFAQIKAELEKRDAVLVAHYYCDPEVQELAELTGGCVSDSLEMARFGRDHSASTLVVAGVKFMGETAKILSPEKKVLMPTLEATCSLDLGCPVDEFTAFCDAHPDYTVVVYANTSAAVKARADWVVTSSCAVEIVEHLDSLGEKIIWAPDQHLGRYIQKKTGAEMLLWDGSCIVHEEFRARGISNMKALYPHAAVLVHPESPESVVEIADAVGSTSQLIKAAQNLTQDTLIVATDRGIFYKMQQAVPNKTLIEAPTAGEGATCRSCAHCPWMAMNELEGILQVLQKNDQEVFVDAELAQRAKLPLDRMLNFSASLKR, from the coding sequence ATGAATGATGCGACCAATTTAATTGCCAATGAAGCAAAATCAATTGTACAAGCGCATTTAGATCGTTTGGGTGAACCTAAAAGTAACGCTTTGACTGAGGAAGCAAAACAAACGAAATTTGCTCAAATCAAAGCTGAGCTAGAAAAACGTGATGCGGTATTGGTTGCGCATTATTACTGCGATCCTGAAGTGCAAGAGTTGGCTGAACTCACAGGTGGTTGTGTGTCTGATTCGTTAGAAATGGCACGTTTTGGGCGTGATCACTCTGCCTCAACTTTGGTGGTTGCAGGTGTCAAGTTTATGGGAGAAACTGCCAAGATTTTATCTCCTGAAAAAAAGGTTTTAATGCCAACACTAGAAGCAACTTGTTCACTTGATTTAGGCTGTCCAGTGGATGAGTTTACGGCATTCTGTGATGCACATCCTGATTATACTGTGGTGGTCTATGCCAATACTTCTGCCGCTGTAAAGGCACGTGCAGATTGGGTAGTTACCTCAAGTTGTGCTGTAGAAATTGTTGAGCATCTAGATAGTTTAGGTGAAAAAATTATATGGGCACCTGATCAACATCTTGGGCGTTATATTCAAAAGAAAACTGGCGCTGAAATGTTACTTTGGGATGGTTCATGTATTGTGCATGAGGAGTTCCGCGCTCGTGGTATTAGCAATATGAAAGCTTTATATCCACATGCAGCAGTACTGGTTCATCCAGAATCGCCTGAATCCGTGGTCGAAATCGCAGATGCGGTAGGAAGTACCTCGCAATTGATTAAAGCAGCACAAAATTTAACGCAAGACACCTTAATCGTGGCTACAGACCGTGGTATTTTTTATAAAATGCAACAAGCTGTACCAAATAAGACATTGATCGAAGCACCAACAGCAGGTGAAGGGGCGACGTGTCGCTCATGTGCACATTGCCCTTGGATGGCAATGAACGAATTGGAAGGAATTTTGCAAGTTTTACAAAAAAATGATCAAGAAGTATTTGTGGATGCTGAATTAGCACAACGCGCTAAACTCCCTTTAGATCGTATGTTGAATTTTAGTGCGAGCTTAAAACGTTAA
- a CDS encoding amino acid ABC transporter ATP-binding protein, with translation MPMIEIQHISKWYGDFQVLTDCTTSIEKGEVVVVCGPSGSGKSTLIKTVNALEPFQEGNIIVDGTALKNPKTDLAKFRSRVGMVFQHFELFPHMTVLDNLTIGQIKVLKRSKEEAKKKALQYLDRVGLAAHKDKFPGQLSGGQQQRVAIARGLCMDPVCMLFDEPTSALDPEMVGEVLEVMSQLAKEGMTMMCVTHEMGFARKVSDRVIFMDQGKILEDCKTDDFFNKPEERHERTKFFLNKIAMVV, from the coding sequence ATGCCGATGATAGAAATACAACATATCTCAAAATGGTATGGAGATTTTCAAGTTCTCACTGATTGCACAACTTCAATTGAGAAAGGTGAAGTTGTAGTGGTATGTGGTCCTTCTGGTTCAGGAAAATCAACACTCATCAAAACAGTGAATGCACTAGAACCTTTTCAGGAAGGTAATATCATTGTTGATGGTACTGCATTAAAAAATCCAAAAACAGATCTTGCTAAATTTCGCTCACGTGTAGGCATGGTGTTCCAACATTTTGAGCTTTTTCCACATATGACAGTTTTAGATAATTTAACCATTGGACAAATTAAAGTCTTAAAACGCTCTAAAGAAGAAGCAAAAAAGAAAGCTTTACAGTATCTAGACCGTGTAGGACTTGCTGCACATAAAGATAAATTCCCTGGTCAACTTTCTGGCGGACAGCAGCAACGTGTTGCCATTGCACGTGGCTTATGTATGGATCCAGTTTGTATGCTATTTGATGAACCAACTTCTGCACTTGATCCTGAAATGGTCGGGGAAGTTCTAGAGGTGATGAGTCAACTTGCTAAAGAAGGCATGACCATGATGTGCGTGACTCATGAAATGGGCTTTGCACGTAAAGTTTCAGACCGCGTCATTTTTATGGATCAAGGAAAAATCTTAGAAGATTGTAAAACTGATGATTTCTTTAATAAGCCTGAAGAAAGACATGAGCGCACTAAATTTTTCCTAAATAAAATTGCAATGGTAGTCTAA
- a CDS encoding sensor domain-containing diguanylate cyclase: MIHKLYKSTSLQTLFRKSQFTIFAITFAICTFTFVTISVFTMESFAKQNLQLISRTISERIQPALVFQDKSALSQILHEYTQQHSVRLIEVYNVQNQKISESIKNVDHYSALQNLFDHIFLRDAIHVAVSHNGNYVGKIILYGSSNEIMMFIIKIFIGLGVGMLFMTLALWWSINLTYRHIMQSMMPIVQIAQLVSTQSAYNLRFPNNDIQEFNHLNSVFNQLLEEIQSWHTHLQNENQQLSYQVQHDHLTGLPNRNYFYQVLVNSFNSTSEKQQIALLFIDTNNFKTINDQYGHQAGDAVLKEMAHRLQKNIRQDDFVARLSGDEFAIILNSIQHIEHLISIAENLVKSSEEPLLYNDQSIYFSFSLGIALSNQAMSPEDLISQADQAMYKAKSLTHHWFIYHH; encoded by the coding sequence ATGATCCATAAGCTCTATAAGTCGACATCCTTACAAACATTATTCCGTAAATCTCAATTCACTATATTTGCAATTACTTTCGCAATTTGTACTTTCACCTTTGTCACGATTTCAGTCTTTACGATGGAGTCTTTTGCAAAACAAAACCTACAACTGATTAGTCGCACTATTTCAGAACGTATTCAACCCGCATTGGTATTTCAAGACAAATCTGCTTTATCACAAATTTTACACGAATATACTCAACAACATTCTGTACGCTTAATCGAGGTTTACAATGTTCAAAATCAAAAGATTTCTGAAAGTATTAAAAATGTAGATCATTATTCTGCGCTTCAAAATTTGTTCGATCATATTTTTCTACGAGATGCCATTCATGTTGCTGTTTCACACAATGGTAACTATGTTGGAAAAATAATTTTATACGGTAGCTCGAATGAAATTATGATGTTTATCATCAAAATTTTTATTGGTTTAGGCGTAGGGATGTTGTTTATGACACTTGCTTTATGGTGGTCAATCAATTTGACCTATCGCCATATTATGCAATCCATGATGCCTATTGTACAAATAGCACAACTGGTGAGTACCCAAAGCGCTTATAATTTACGCTTCCCCAATAATGATATTCAAGAGTTCAATCATCTAAATAGCGTTTTCAATCAACTACTTGAAGAAATTCAATCATGGCACACGCATTTACAAAATGAAAATCAACAGTTGTCCTATCAAGTTCAACATGATCATTTAACAGGTTTACCCAATCGCAATTACTTTTATCAAGTTTTAGTAAATTCATTTAACAGTACTTCAGAAAAACAACAAATAGCTTTACTTTTTATTGATACCAATAACTTTAAAACTATTAATGACCAATATGGGCATCAAGCTGGCGATGCAGTCCTTAAAGAAATGGCGCACCGTTTGCAAAAAAATATCCGACAAGATGATTTTGTGGCTCGTTTGAGTGGCGATGAATTTGCAATTATTTTAAACTCAATTCAACATATCGAGCACCTAATTTCGATTGCAGAAAACCTGGTTAAGAGTTCTGAAGAGCCTTTGCTTTATAATGATCAAAGTATTTATTTCAGTTTTAGTTTAGGTATTGCACTTTCAAACCAAGCCATGTCACCCGAGGATTTAATTTCTCAAGCAGATCAAGCTATGTATAAAGCAAAATCTCTGACACACCATTGGTTTATTTACCATCATTAA
- a CDS encoding amino acid ABC transporter permease: MSVGSLNWTAYCLPSNEYSLDKAAWAESVCKAIGGESYSPVADAPTWLQLLGSGVWTMIWTAVAAFFIAFLLGSLIGIMRTLPNKSLSFIGTCYVELFRNIPLIVQLFFWAFVFPELLPLSLSTGSGEMVNGGWWQNILNDNPAVIGVFALGLYTAARIAEQVRSGINTVSRGQKNAAFALGLDQSQSYHYVILPVAYRIVWPTLTSEAMNIFKNSAVLYALSILNFFAYTKTMREETSQDIVILILSTPVYLVITYCIKFLMAWVEKRMAVPGLGSGGK, translated from the coding sequence ATGTCCGTTGGCTCGCTTAATTGGACGGCATACTGCCTTCCCTCAAATGAATATAGTTTAGACAAAGCTGCTTGGGCTGAATCAGTGTGTAAAGCGATTGGTGGTGAAAGTTATTCTCCTGTTGCAGATGCACCTACTTGGTTACAACTTTTAGGTTCAGGTGTTTGGACAATGATCTGGACTGCTGTCGCAGCATTTTTCATTGCCTTTCTACTGGGTTCACTGATTGGGATTATGCGTACATTACCCAATAAATCACTATCTTTTATTGGCACATGCTATGTCGAACTATTCCGTAATATTCCTTTAATTGTTCAGCTATTTTTCTGGGCTTTCGTATTTCCAGAATTACTTCCTTTGAGTTTAAGTACAGGAAGTGGAGAAATGGTGAATGGTGGTTGGTGGCAAAATATCCTCAATGATAATCCTGCAGTGATTGGTGTATTTGCATTAGGTTTATATACAGCTGCTCGTATTGCTGAACAAGTCCGCTCAGGGATAAATACAGTTTCACGTGGTCAAAAAAATGCAGCTTTTGCTCTTGGTCTAGATCAAAGCCAAAGTTATCATTATGTCATCTTACCTGTCGCTTATCGCATTGTTTGGCCAACACTGACATCTGAAGCAATGAATATTTTCAAAAACTCCGCCGTTCTTTATGCGCTCAGTATTTTAAATTTCTTTGCTTATACTAAAACCATGCGTGAAGAAACCTCACAAGACATTGTGATTTTGATTTTATCTACACCTGTATATTTAGTTATCACTTATTGCATTAAATTCCTGATGGCATGGGTTGAAAAACGCATGGCTGTTCCTGGTCTTGGCTCAGGAGGTAAGTAA
- the ibaG gene encoding BolA family iron metabolism protein IbaG produces MNSEQLTEILKSAFPDAEVAVSGQAGKFDLRIVDDQFEGKRPVARQQTVYAPLNSYIASGEVHAVTIRAMTKEEWRKASLFGA; encoded by the coding sequence ATGAATAGTGAACAGCTCACTGAAATCTTAAAATCAGCTTTTCCTGATGCTGAAGTTGCTGTGAGTGGACAAGCAGGTAAATTTGACCTCCGTATCGTTGATGATCAGTTTGAAGGTAAACGTCCTGTTGCTCGTCAACAAACAGTATATGCTCCATTAAATTCATATATTGCGAGTGGTGAAGTGCATGCCGTCACTATTCGTGCGATGACAAAAGAAGAATGGCGTAAAGCAAGCCTATTTGGAGCATAA
- a CDS encoding amino acid ABC transporter permease codes for MDFSVLQNEDVISTLLYGFKFTITVTVLSIIGGILIGTPLAMMRLSNNKALSNIAKVYVDFFRGVPLIQVIFIFYFLLPKYFDFQYDTYYGPLFSSVVTFAIFEAAFFSEIVRSGIQSVSKGQVNAGYALGFTYGQTMSNVILPQAFRNMLPVLLTQSIVLFQDVSLVYVISAPDFVGNANTLANTYGSETKATFYLLVAVIYFCISFALSRLVKRLHQKIAIIR; via the coding sequence ATGGATTTCAGTGTATTACAAAATGAAGATGTGATTAGCACATTATTGTATGGTTTTAAATTCACTATTACTGTTACCGTACTTTCAATTATTGGCGGTATTTTAATTGGCACACCGCTTGCCATGATGCGCCTATCCAATAATAAAGCTCTAAGTAATATTGCAAAAGTTTATGTTGATTTCTTTCGTGGTGTTCCACTTATCCAAGTGATCTTCATTTTCTATTTTTTATTACCTAAATACTTCGATTTTCAATATGACACCTACTATGGTCCACTTTTTTCAAGTGTGGTCACTTTTGCTATTTTCGAAGCTGCATTTTTCTCAGAAATTGTGCGTTCAGGAATTCAATCAGTTTCCAAAGGTCAGGTTAATGCTGGTTATGCCTTAGGTTTTACTTATGGACAAACCATGTCAAATGTTATTTTGCCGCAAGCTTTTAGAAATATGTTACCTGTCTTGCTGACACAATCCATTGTACTGTTCCAAGATGTTTCATTAGTTTATGTAATTAGTGCGCCAGATTTTGTAGGGAATGCCAATACATTAGCCAACACTTATGGCTCTGAAACAAAAGCAACATTCTATTTACTTGTTGCAGTGATTTATTTCTGTATTTCTTTTGCGCTCTCACGTTTAGTGAAGCGTTTACATCAAAAAATAGCAATCATACGATAA